A single genomic interval of Daucus carota subsp. sativus chromosome 1, DH1 v3.0, whole genome shotgun sequence harbors:
- the LOC108209948 gene encoding uncharacterized protein LOC108209948 has product MPAVYSLYIINKSGGLIYHKDYGSAGRMDTNDSLRLASLWHSMHAISQQLSPVAGCTGIELLEADTFDLHCFQSLTGTKFFVVAAPGTQNMESLLKHIYELYTDYVLKNPFYEMEMPIRCELFDINLTQAIQNDRFALLGR; this is encoded by the exons ATGCCTGCAGTTTACAGTCTTTACATCATCAATAAATCTGGCGGTCTCATCTACCACAAG GACTATGGCTCTGCGGGACGTATGGATACAAATGACAGCTTGAGATTAGCTAGTCTGTGGCACTCCATGCATGCAATTTCTCAGCAGTTATCGCCTGTTGCAGGATGCACTGGGATTGAACTTCTTGAGGCAGATACGTTTGATCTCCATTGTTTCCAATCTCTAACAG GGACAAAGTTTTTCGTGGTTGCTGCGCCTGGAACGCAAAATATGGAGAGCCTATTAAAGCATATCTACGAACTATACACTGACTATGTTTTGAAAAATCCTTTTTATGAAATGGAGATGCCTATTAGGTGCGAGCTCTTTGATATCAACTTGACACAGGCAATTCAAAATGACCGTTTTGCATTGCTTGGACGATAA